The following proteins are co-located in the Marinomonas profundi genome:
- a CDS encoding NADP-dependent isocitrate dehydrogenase: MSTKQTIYYTLTDEAPALATASLLPIFGAFAKEADIELKLTDISLASRVISAFSDLLPADKQVEDGLKFLGDLTANPEANIVKLPNISASMPQLYATIKELNAEGYGLPEYPENPQTDAEKDIQARYSKVLGSAVNPVLRQGNSDRRAPAAVKGFARKNPHSMGKWSKTSTSHVDHMRGGDFFSSEQSLTMQAAQTVRLEFVGKDGSVEVKKSLPLIAGEILDSMNISTKKLRAFFEASLQEAKADNIMWSVHLKATMMKVSHPIVFGHAVTVFYKDVFEKYGELFKEIGVNPNNGLGSVYDKIQSLPEAKQAEIKQAIQDVYKVRPELAMVDSDKGITNLHVPSDVIVDASMPAMIRNSGKMWGRDGKAYDAKAVIPDSTYARIYQETINFCKTNGAFDPVTMGTVPNVGLMAQKAEEYGSHDKTYEIKADGVMRVVDANGNVLMQHNVEKGDIWRACQTKDAAIRDWVKLGVTRARQSDTPAVFWLDEERAHDNELRKKVERYLKDHDTSGLDLRIMSYSEAIRFSMERIVRGKDTISVTGNILRDYLTDLFPILELGTSAKMLSIVPMLQGGGMYETGAGGSAPKHVQQLMEENYLRWDSLGEFLAVAVSFEELGIKHNNQKAKILAKCLDKATGKLLDTNKSPSRKVGEIDNRGSHFYLAMYWAQELAAQTDNAEMAAKFAPLAKQLAEKEATIVAELAAVQGKAAGLTGYYHINLEEVTKIMRPSTTFNNALSSL, encoded by the coding sequence ATGTCAACGAAACAAACCATTTACTATACATTAACGGATGAGGCGCCAGCGTTAGCAACCGCTTCGTTACTGCCAATTTTTGGTGCTTTTGCAAAAGAAGCCGATATCGAGCTCAAGCTTACCGATATCTCTTTAGCAAGCCGTGTTATTTCTGCTTTTTCTGACCTTCTTCCTGCTGACAAGCAAGTAGAAGACGGCCTAAAGTTCCTCGGTGACCTTACTGCCAATCCAGAAGCAAACATTGTTAAACTGCCTAACATCAGTGCTTCCATGCCTCAGCTTTACGCCACAATTAAAGAATTAAACGCGGAAGGTTACGGTCTTCCTGAATACCCAGAAAACCCACAAACAGACGCCGAAAAAGACATTCAAGCACGTTACTCTAAAGTATTGGGCAGCGCAGTAAACCCGGTGCTACGCCAAGGTAACTCTGACCGTCGTGCACCAGCTGCGGTGAAAGGCTTCGCTCGCAAAAACCCTCATTCAATGGGTAAATGGAGCAAAACCTCAACCTCTCACGTGGATCACATGCGTGGTGGCGATTTCTTCTCTTCTGAACAATCTCTCACTATGCAGGCCGCACAAACGGTTCGTTTAGAATTTGTAGGCAAAGACGGTTCTGTTGAAGTGAAAAAATCCCTGCCTCTTATTGCGGGTGAAATTCTAGACAGCATGAACATCAGCACCAAAAAACTTCGTGCTTTCTTTGAAGCCTCCTTACAAGAAGCCAAAGCCGACAACATCATGTGGTCTGTGCATTTAAAAGCCACCATGATGAAAGTGTCTCACCCTATCGTATTTGGTCACGCGGTAACGGTATTCTACAAAGACGTATTTGAAAAATACGGCGAGCTTTTTAAAGAAATCGGCGTGAACCCAAACAACGGTTTAGGCAGCGTTTACGACAAGATCCAAAGCTTGCCTGAAGCGAAACAAGCAGAAATCAAACAAGCCATTCAAGACGTATACAAAGTACGCCCTGAGCTTGCTATGGTAGATTCCGACAAAGGCATCACCAACCTACACGTACCAAGTGACGTGATCGTTGATGCGTCTATGCCAGCAATGATCCGTAACTCTGGTAAAATGTGGGGCCGTGACGGCAAAGCCTATGACGCTAAAGCCGTTATTCCAGACAGCACGTACGCTCGTATCTACCAAGAAACCATTAATTTCTGCAAAACCAATGGTGCATTCGATCCTGTCACTATGGGCACCGTGCCAAACGTAGGTCTAATGGCGCAAAAAGCCGAAGAATACGGTTCTCACGACAAAACTTATGAAATAAAAGCCGATGGTGTCATGCGCGTTGTCGATGCAAACGGCAATGTCCTCATGCAACACAATGTAGAAAAAGGTGACATCTGGCGCGCTTGCCAAACCAAAGACGCCGCCATCCGTGATTGGGTGAAACTTGGCGTAACGCGCGCTCGTCAATCTGACACGCCAGCAGTGTTCTGGTTAGACGAAGAACGTGCGCACGATAACGAGCTACGCAAAAAAGTAGAACGTTATCTAAAAGATCACGACACCAGCGGTCTAGACCTTCGCATCATGTCTTACAGCGAAGCCATCCGTTTCTCTATGGAACGCATTGTTCGTGGCAAAGACACAATTTCTGTAACAGGCAACATCCTTCGTGATTACCTAACGGATTTGTTCCCAATCCTAGAATTGGGTACGTCTGCGAAAATGCTGTCTATCGTACCTATGCTACAAGGCGGTGGCATGTACGAAACGGGCGCAGGCGGTTCTGCTCCTAAGCACGTTCAACAGCTAATGGAAGAAAACTACCTGCGTTGGGACTCTCTAGGCGAATTCCTTGCTGTCGCGGTCTCTTTCGAAGAGCTTGGTATCAAGCACAATAATCAAAAAGCCAAAATCTTGGCCAAGTGCCTAGACAAAGCCACTGGCAAATTGCTAGACACCAACAAGTCTCCTTCTCGTAAAGTAGGCGAAATCGACAACCGTGGTAGCCATTTCTACCTAGCAATGTACTGGGCTCAAGAGCTGGCAGCGCAAACCGACAACGCTGAAATGGCGGCTAAATTTGCCCCATTGGCGAAACAGCTTGCTGAAAAAGAAGCGACCATTGTGGCAGAGCTAGCGGCGGTTCAAGGCAAAGCGGCTGGCCTAACGGGTTATTACCACATTAACCTTGAAGAAGTGACTAAGATCATGCGTCCTAGCACTACCTTCAATAACGCTCTATCTTCTCTATAA
- the purB gene encoding adenylosuccinate lyase, which produces MELTSLNAISPIDGRYGSKTNVLRRSVSEYGLLRMRVIVEVRWLQALAKHPQIIEVPALSHEASALLDQLADNFSEADAQAIKDIEKTTNHDVKAVEYFIKNKMADNAELAAISEFVHFACTSEDINNLSHALMLREALDDGITPELKNVIKAIQDLAIEHAEQSMLSRTHGQTASPTTVGKEMANVAARLSRQLKQIESVEFLGKINGAVGNYNAHLSAYPDVDWQAHAEAFVTSLGLTWNPYTTQIEPHDYIAELYDAICRFNTILLDFDRDVWGYISMGFFKQKTIAGEIGSSTMPHKVNPIDFENSEGNLGIANAIMGHLSAKLPISRWQRDLTDSTVLRNLGVGLAHSLIAYQATLKGISKLEINAARLEADLNNAWEVLAEPIQTVMRRYGIESPYEKLKELTRGRTIDQATIEAFVDTLDMPEQAKADLKKLTPATYIGNAVAQAKAIRN; this is translated from the coding sequence ATGGAATTAACTAGCTTAAATGCAATTTCCCCTATCGACGGTCGTTACGGATCGAAAACAAACGTACTACGTCGCTCCGTGAGCGAGTATGGTTTGCTGCGTATGCGAGTCATAGTCGAAGTTCGCTGGCTACAGGCTCTTGCCAAACACCCACAAATTATCGAAGTTCCGGCATTGAGCCATGAAGCCAGCGCTTTATTGGATCAACTGGCAGATAACTTCAGTGAAGCCGACGCCCAAGCGATTAAAGACATTGAGAAAACCACCAACCACGATGTCAAAGCAGTAGAATATTTCATCAAGAACAAAATGGCTGACAACGCCGAATTGGCGGCGATTTCTGAATTTGTTCACTTTGCTTGTACATCAGAAGACATCAACAACTTATCTCATGCATTGATGTTGCGTGAAGCATTGGACGACGGCATTACTCCTGAGCTTAAAAATGTCATCAAAGCCATCCAAGATCTTGCTATCGAGCACGCTGAGCAATCTATGTTGTCTCGTACGCACGGCCAAACCGCATCACCCACCACAGTGGGTAAAGAAATGGCCAACGTGGCGGCGCGTCTTAGCCGTCAACTTAAGCAAATTGAAAGCGTTGAATTTTTAGGCAAAATCAACGGCGCAGTCGGTAATTACAACGCGCACCTTTCGGCTTACCCAGATGTAGATTGGCAAGCACACGCGGAAGCCTTCGTTACTTCCCTAGGTTTGACTTGGAATCCTTACACCACGCAAATCGAGCCACACGATTACATCGCTGAGCTATACGATGCCATTTGCCGCTTCAACACCATCCTGCTCGATTTCGACCGTGATGTGTGGGGCTACATTTCCATGGGCTTCTTCAAGCAAAAAACCATTGCGGGCGAAATCGGTTCTTCTACCATGCCGCACAAGGTTAACCCAATCGACTTCGAAAACTCCGAAGGTAACTTGGGCATTGCCAACGCCATCATGGGGCATTTGAGCGCTAAGTTGCCGATTTCTCGCTGGCAGCGTGACCTAACCGATTCGACCGTTCTTCGTAACCTTGGTGTTGGCTTGGCGCACAGCCTAATTGCTTATCAAGCCACGCTAAAAGGCATCAGCAAGTTGGAAATCAACGCTGCACGTCTTGAAGCGGATTTAAACAACGCATGGGAAGTATTGGCCGAGCCAATCCAAACCGTCATGCGTCGCTATGGCATTGAATCCCCTTACGAAAAACTAAAAGAGCTAACCCGTGGCCGCACCATCGACCAAGCCACCATTGAAGCCTTTGTTGACACGTTAGACATGCCAGAACAAGCCAAAGCGGATCTTAAAAAGCTAACCCCCGCGACTTACATTGGTAACGCCGTGGCGCAAGCGAAAGCGATTCGTAACTGA
- a CDS encoding cupin domain-containing protein, whose protein sequence is MTDLNTPLTILGGMTAQTFIDEYWQKKPLLIRAGLVNFTVPLEADELAGMAMEEEIESRIVIENGRSPWEMRQGPFTEDTFATLPEKEWTLLVQAVDHWVPEIQNLKEQFEFLPSWRLDDVMVSYATEGGSVGPHYDQYDVFLIQVAGKRRWQVLAPDEYQDTAIPNIKLHILDNFPVNPDMDWELEAGDILYLPPNFAHNGRALDDECMTYSIGFRAPSMQDVLTGIRDKLCETDNIKDRFAAPETATRQHSAHISKDDIQYLQTELARLINQPDLLAQWLGETMSESKYPEYLAPLNQEELNHAFSSATQGQTFIRPGDARICYYVQQNTNQQSAENSSKIRVFCNGEHLLVDAELTGFVEAVCHQVEFDFSGLDLTQNTDLEPLVRFLIGQQGLIELVAPEE, encoded by the coding sequence ATGACAGACCTAAACACGCCTTTAACCATTCTTGGTGGCATGACAGCCCAAACCTTTATTGACGAATATTGGCAAAAAAAGCCTTTGCTAATTCGTGCTGGTCTGGTGAATTTCACCGTGCCGCTAGAAGCCGATGAGCTGGCTGGCATGGCCATGGAAGAAGAGATTGAATCCCGTATTGTCATTGAAAATGGACGCTCGCCATGGGAAATGCGCCAAGGCCCTTTTACCGAAGACACCTTTGCCACCTTGCCTGAAAAAGAATGGACGTTATTGGTTCAAGCGGTTGATCACTGGGTACCCGAAATTCAAAACCTAAAAGAACAATTTGAATTTTTACCAAGCTGGCGCCTAGATGATGTCATGGTCAGCTACGCGACAGAAGGCGGCAGCGTTGGCCCACATTACGACCAATACGATGTATTCTTAATACAAGTTGCTGGCAAACGCCGCTGGCAAGTCTTAGCGCCGGATGAATACCAAGACACTGCCATCCCCAATATTAAGCTACACATTTTAGACAACTTCCCAGTCAATCCAGACATGGATTGGGAATTAGAAGCCGGTGACATTTTGTATTTGCCGCCTAACTTTGCTCACAATGGCCGCGCCTTAGACGACGAGTGCATGACCTATTCCATCGGTTTTCGTGCGCCCAGCATGCAAGATGTGCTAACCGGCATTCGTGATAAGTTGTGCGAAACCGACAACATAAAAGACCGCTTTGCGGCACCCGAAACCGCTACTCGCCAACACAGCGCGCACATCAGTAAAGACGACATTCAATACTTACAAACCGAACTGGCTCGCCTTATTAATCAACCTGACCTACTTGCCCAGTGGTTAGGCGAAACCATGAGCGAAAGCAAATACCCCGAATACCTTGCACCGCTCAATCAAGAAGAACTAAACCACGCCTTTAGCAGCGCGACACAAGGCCAAACCTTTATTCGCCCTGGCGATGCACGTATTTGCTATTATGTTCAACAAAACACCAACCAACAAAGTGCTGAAAACAGCAGCAAGATTCGCGTCTTTTGTAACGGCGAACACCTACTTGTCGATGCAGAACTAACCGGCTTTGTAGAAGCCGTTTGTCATCAAGTTGAATTTGATTTTTCTGGGCTGGATTTGACCCAAAACACCGATCTAGAACCGCTCGTGCGCTTTCTTATTGGTCAGCAAGGGCTAATCGAATTGGTCGCGCCAGAAGAATAA
- a CDS encoding GNAT family N-acetyltransferase, with product MKVLTSDWNSSKDQLTFVRKQVFIIEQGIDPIDEWDELDEDAVHFVSFGTTAVPTGTCRLTENGQIARLAVLPAYRHQGYGDMLLTRAVKVAREMGIRKVFLHAQIDLQTFYEKQNFHSDGKVFLEAGKMHIRMERDI from the coding sequence ATGAAGGTATTAACGTCAGACTGGAACAGCAGCAAGGATCAACTCACCTTTGTGCGCAAACAAGTCTTTATCATTGAACAAGGCATCGACCCAATAGACGAATGGGACGAACTGGATGAAGACGCCGTACATTTTGTTTCTTTTGGCACCACGGCGGTTCCCACGGGAACCTGTCGGTTAACAGAAAATGGGCAGATCGCCCGGCTGGCCGTTTTACCCGCTTATCGTCACCAAGGTTATGGCGACATGCTGTTAACCCGCGCGGTAAAAGTCGCCAGAGAAATGGGCATTCGCAAGGTGTTTTTGCACGCCCAAATAGACCTCCAAACCTTCTATGAAAAACAAAATTTCCACAGCGATGGCAAAGTGTTTTTAGAAGCGGGGAAAATGCACATTCGCATGGAGCGGGATATTTAG